The proteins below are encoded in one region of Belonocnema kinseyi isolate 2016_QV_RU_SX_M_011 chromosome 3, B_treatae_v1, whole genome shotgun sequence:
- the LOC117168956 gene encoding pyridoxal phosphate phosphatase PHOSPHO2-like, translated as MYRTLEIGRAFKMSRPLLAAFDFDHTIYDDNSDIVARKLYPNDSLPDSVERLYARDNWTLYMGKIFELLNENSIDVETIESAINRIPSVPGIDTLLTELHSRDCEIIIISDSNSLFIEWWLNHKGLSHTVKEIFTNPATVDEESGMLKIEMYHLQDYCKLSNKNLCKGQILEDYISRRFAEGVNFEKIAYVGDGKNDYCPILRLSEKDVAFPRVGYTLVKVLNQTDDETRQVKADVVPWESGEEIFEDLKKRISSL; from the exons ATGTATCGTACTCTCGAAATTGGCAGAGCGTTTAAG ATGTCTCGTCCACTTCTTGCTGCTTTCGACTTTGACCACACAATTTACGATGACAATTCCGACATCGTAGCTCGAAAATTGTATCCAAATGATAGTCTACCAGATTCCGTGGAGCGTTTATATGCACGCGATAACTGGACACTGTACATGGGAAAAATCTTTGAATTGCTCAATGAAAATTCAATCGATGTAGAAACAATCGAATCTGCCATCAACCGAATACCTTCAGTACCTGGAATTGATACTCTCCTCACTGAATTACATTCCCGCGACTGTGAAATCATCATCATAAGCGATTCCAATTCTCTCTTTATAGAATGGTGGCTCAATCACAAGGGACTGAGCCACACTGTCAAAGAAATTTTCACGAATCCGGCCACTGTGGACGAAGAATCGGGCATGCTGAAGATAGAAATGTATCATTTGCAAGATTACTGCAAACTCAGCAACAAGAACTTGTGCAAGGGTCAAATTCTTGAAGATTATATTTCTAGACGATTCGCGGAGGgagtcaatttcgaaaaaattgcataCGTGGGAGATGGAAAGAATGATTATTGTCCGATTTTACGCCTTTCTGAAAAAGACGTCGCATTTCCGAGAGTCGGTTATACTCTCGTAAAAGTATTAAATCAAACGGATGATGAGACAAGACAAGTCAAGGCTGATGTCGTTCCTTGGGAGAGTGGCGAGGAAATTTTCGAGGATTTGAAAAAGAGGATTTCCAGTTTATAA